One genomic segment of Pedobacter endophyticus includes these proteins:
- a CDS encoding TonB-dependent receptor plug domain-containing protein, which produces MNKKRILIAAGLGLAQLTISQSANAQSQDSLQLKDVVISATKNDQKQSQTGKVVTIISRETLDRSNGKSLPELISEQAAIIVAGSSSNPGLNKSVFVRGAGSAYAVVLIDGIVQNDPSGNGGAFDLRLISIDQIDHIEILRGGQSTIYGSDAVAGVINIITKKGGPKGNTIYGVASAGSYETYKGTIGLNGGVEGFSYNINYTHAKTDGISEAANPAGNNTAFDKDGFKTDALNANFGVKLDEHFSINPFVRYYYGNYKFDGGAFADADNYSILKNFAAGTNAKYEFATGKVTLNYSYEATRNDSYSQYPGTNEGRLSMLDVFYNQKLGNNLDLLVGIDNRVMKLSSASNKPETNIFAAYGSVFLHDLSIFNLEVGGRYNKHEQYGENYTYAITPSINIIKEIKLFGTVSTAFKIPTLNMLFGQFGANLALKPEKSQNYEAGVNFSFANDQFTLRLAGYKRDLTDAIIYAYPDGYINQVSQKTKGFEVEPAAKFGMFSINGYYAYVEGNEFNFVDNAIANYLFRRPKHTFGLTAGVQATENLFVSANYRYFGKRTDGNFDAYTVDTLPAYKLLNAYAEYALAKKRVKLFFDAKNILNEKYTEIIGYNSLGFNFNTGVIFNIH; this is translated from the coding sequence ATGAACAAAAAAAGAATTTTAATTGCTGCTGGCCTGGGGCTTGCACAATTAACAATTAGCCAATCGGCTAATGCGCAAAGTCAAGACAGCTTACAGCTAAAAGATGTGGTCATTTCGGCTACCAAAAACGATCAGAAACAATCGCAAACAGGCAAGGTCGTTACCATTATTAGTCGCGAAACCTTAGATCGGAGCAATGGCAAATCGCTGCCCGAATTAATCAGCGAACAAGCCGCAATAATTGTTGCCGGATCGAGCAGCAACCCAGGGTTAAACAAATCTGTTTTTGTACGGGGCGCCGGAAGCGCTTATGCCGTGGTGCTAATTGATGGTATTGTTCAAAACGATCCATCAGGAAATGGCGGTGCGTTCGATTTACGTTTAATTTCAATCGATCAGATCGATCACATCGAAATTTTAAGAGGTGGTCAGTCTACCATTTACGGATCTGACGCCGTTGCCGGGGTAATCAACATCATCACAAAAAAAGGTGGCCCCAAGGGAAACACAATTTACGGTGTTGCAAGCGCTGGTAGCTACGAAACCTATAAAGGTACCATCGGCTTAAACGGCGGCGTTGAAGGTTTTTCGTACAACATCAACTATACGCACGCAAAAACCGATGGAATATCGGAAGCGGCAAACCCTGCTGGCAATAACACCGCATTTGATAAAGACGGATTTAAAACCGATGCTTTGAATGCAAATTTTGGTGTAAAGTTAGATGAGCATTTCTCTATCAATCCATTTGTACGTTATTATTATGGCAACTATAAGTTCGATGGCGGCGCTTTTGCCGATGCAGACAACTATTCAATCTTAAAAAACTTTGCCGCCGGAACCAATGCCAAATACGAATTTGCTACCGGAAAGGTGACGTTAAACTACAGTTATGAGGCCACAAGGAATGATAGCTACAGCCAATATCCGGGTACGAATGAAGGGCGACTATCGATGTTGGATGTTTTTTACAACCAAAAACTAGGAAACAACCTCGATTTATTGGTAGGTATCGATAACCGGGTGATGAAATTATCATCGGCATCAAACAAACCAGAAACGAACATTTTTGCAGCTTATGGTTCGGTGTTTTTGCATGATTTGAGTATCTTCAATTTAGAGGTTGGTGGACGTTACAACAAGCACGAGCAATATGGCGAAAATTACACTTACGCCATTACGCCGAGTATTAATATTATAAAGGAAATTAAGCTGTTCGGAACAGTTTCAACAGCGTTCAAAATCCCAACATTGAATATGCTTTTTGGTCAGTTTGGAGCTAATTTGGCTTTGAAACCTGAAAAATCGCAGAACTACGAGGCTGGTGTTAACTTTAGCTTTGCAAATGATCAATTTACGCTGCGCCTTGCGGGTTATAAACGCGACTTAACTGACGCGATTATTTACGCTTATCCGGATGGATACATCAATCAGGTAAGCCAAAAAACGAAGGGATTTGAAGTTGAGCCGGCTGCAAAATTTGGCATGTTCAGCATTAATGGCTACTACGCGTATGTGGAGGGAAATGAATTTAACTTTGTTGATAATGCCATTGCCAATTACCTGTTTCGCAGGCCAAAGCACACCTTTGGCTTAACAGCTGGCGTTCAGGCTACCGAAAATTTGTTTGTTAGCGCCAATTACCGCTACTTTGGTAAACGTACCGACGGCAATTTTGATGCCTATACCGTTGATACCTTGCCCGCTTACAAATTGTTAAATGCCTACGCCGAATACGCGCTGGCTAAGAAACGTGTAAAGCTCTTCTTCGATGCAAAAAACATCCTGAATGAAAAATACACCGAAATTATTGGCTATAACAGTTTAGGTTTCAATTTTAATACCGGAGTGATTTTTAATATCCATTAA
- a CDS encoding DUF6580 family putative transport protein, translated as MSDLKFNPRTVLLLLMILVITGFRLLVTFNSDALQFANFSSIGAVALFGGAYFKDNVKAFAFPLLSLLISDIVLYTTIYSQYVDMLLMQELYTYLAIALMVLAGKALLKKVTVANLLLSTLVIVFIHWIVSDFGSWYHNPLFTQDLSGYLLCLAKAIPFEIRFLEGTLIYGAILFGAFEILKAKYPVLKLQAQRV; from the coding sequence ATGTCTGATTTAAAATTTAATCCACGTACAGTACTGTTACTATTGATGATTCTTGTAATTACAGGTTTCCGCTTATTGGTAACGTTTAACTCTGATGCACTTCAATTTGCAAATTTTTCGTCCATAGGAGCCGTTGCCTTGTTTGGTGGAGCATATTTTAAAGATAATGTAAAGGCATTTGCTTTTCCTTTATTGAGCTTGCTAATCAGCGATATTGTACTTTACACCACTATTTACAGCCAGTATGTTGATATGTTATTGATGCAGGAGCTATACACTTATCTGGCCATTGCCTTGATGGTGCTTGCCGGAAAAGCATTGTTAAAGAAAGTTACCGTAGCCAATTTACTATTATCTACACTGGTGATCGTTTTTATCCACTGGATTGTGAGTGATTTTGGATCGTGGTATCACAACCCGTTGTTTACCCAGGATTTGTCTGGTTACTTATTGTGCCTTGCAAAAGCAATTCCGTTTGAGATCAGGTTTTTAGAGGGTACGTTAATTTATGGCGCTATTTTGTTTGGCGCTTTTGAAATATTGAAAGCGAAATATCCGGTGTTGAAACTGCAGGCTCAGCGGGTTTAG
- a CDS encoding ABC transporter substrate-binding protein, with protein sequence MKVVSFLPAATKMIYDMGLQEYLYGVTFECPKEAADQPKIVRCILEGKNYSSIEIDKIFSASKAQGKSLYWVDDALLESIAPDIVFTQDVCEVCNIDTVCTETAVMKLSKRPTLVPLSPDNLQDVFECAITIARAMDKEEVALNYLAGLQQKTDHILDKLRANKAPLKRVMLMEWIEPIYNCGHWIPFQIAAAGGVDMLSNPAGDSIVTQWDKILKYNPEVLVIAPCGFDVNRSVAEMSLLTSKKGWHDLEAVKTDQVYIADFDLFTQPSIGTLVQGIEALACMFHPEIFEADEMIARKFANYSQLVTSLTSI encoded by the coding sequence ATGAAAGTCGTATCTTTTTTACCTGCTGCTACCAAAATGATTTACGATATGGGCCTGCAAGAATATTTGTACGGCGTAACGTTCGAATGCCCAAAAGAAGCGGCCGACCAACCCAAAATTGTGCGCTGCATTCTCGAAGGTAAAAACTATTCGAGCATAGAGATCGACAAAATTTTTTCTGCATCGAAGGCTCAGGGCAAAAGTTTGTACTGGGTTGATGATGCACTTCTGGAAAGTATAGCGCCCGATATCGTTTTTACACAAGATGTTTGCGAGGTGTGTAACATTGATACCGTTTGCACCGAAACGGCAGTAATGAAACTGAGCAAACGGCCAACGCTTGTGCCGTTATCGCCTGACAATTTACAAGATGTGTTCGAATGCGCCATTACCATTGCCCGTGCAATGGATAAGGAAGAGGTTGCCTTAAATTATTTGGCCGGGTTACAGCAAAAAACAGATCATATTCTAGATAAACTTAGGGCAAACAAAGCGCCGTTAAAGCGGGTAATGTTAATGGAGTGGATTGAGCCGATTTATAATTGCGGCCACTGGATTCCGTTTCAGATTGCGGCAGCAGGAGGGGTAGATATGCTTTCGAACCCTGCAGGCGATTCAATTGTTACCCAATGGGACAAGATTTTGAAGTACAATCCCGAGGTCTTAGTTATTGCACCGTGTGGATTCGACGTGAACAGGAGCGTAGCCGAAATGAGTTTGCTAACCTCAAAAAAAGGCTGGCACGATTTGGAAGCGGTTAAAACAGATCAGGTTTATATAGCCGATTTCGATCTGTTTACACAACCAAGTATTGGTACTTTGGTACAAGGAATTGAAGCGCTGGCTTGTATGTTTCATCCCGAGATTTTTGAGGCGGATGAAATGATAGCTCGAAAGTTTGCCAATTACTCGCAATTGGTTACTTCTTTAACTTCCATTTAA
- a CDS encoding SIR2 family NAD-dependent protein deacylase — MKLVVLTGAGISAESGLKTFRDADGLWEGYNVYDVATPEAWERNPELVQQFYNERRQQVMDAKPNRAHEILAELESDFDVEIITQNIDDLHERAGSTKVTHLHGIITRSQSDAKPNLTYPIKGSEIKMGELCELGSQLRPHVVWFGEAVPMIEVAATICQQADLFVLIGTSLAVYPAAGLIDFVPSAVKKYIVDPRTPDVNRYKNVITIEDGAVNGMAKLKAILLNEK, encoded by the coding sequence ATGAAATTAGTTGTATTAACAGGCGCAGGCATCAGTGCAGAAAGCGGTTTAAAAACTTTTAGAGATGCTGATGGGCTTTGGGAAGGCTACAACGTTTACGATGTGGCAACGCCCGAGGCATGGGAGCGAAACCCCGAACTGGTACAACAGTTTTATAACGAACGAAGGCAACAGGTAATGGATGCGAAGCCAAACCGTGCCCATGAAATTCTGGCTGAGCTGGAAAGTGATTTCGACGTTGAAATAATTACGCAGAATATCGATGATTTGCACGAAAGGGCGGGATCGACCAAGGTTACTCATCTTCACGGCATAATTACCCGATCGCAATCGGATGCGAAACCAAACTTGACATATCCGATTAAAGGAAGTGAAATTAAGATGGGGGAGCTGTGCGAACTCGGTTCTCAGCTTCGGCCGCATGTTGTTTGGTTCGGCGAGGCCGTGCCAATGATAGAAGTGGCAGCCACGATATGCCAACAGGCAGATCTGTTTGTGCTTATTGGCACCTCGTTAGCGGTTTACCCGGCCGCGGGGTTAATAGATTTTGTACCATCTGCAGTGAAAAAATATATCGTTGATCCCCGAACGCCCGACGTAAATCGCTATAAAAACGTAATTACCATTGAGGATGGCGCCGTAAATGGCATGGCTAAACTGAAGGCAATTTTATTAAATGAAAAGTAA
- a CDS encoding adenine nucleotide alpha hydrolase, with product MKSKKICIFNWSGGKDSTLALHYVLQDPTIEIRYLVTTVTEQYNRVSMHGVREALLIAQAESIGIPLYQIRLGEMPTMEAYDEVMLYHLEKFKEEGITHSIFGDIFLEDLRLYRERKLAEVGLHAIFPLWKQNTNALIADFLAFGYKTIIVCTQQNLAYICGEVIAPKLIAGLPAGVDPCGENGEYHTFAFAGPIFRKEIAFTLGEKVYRTYNTPNSSGNDFNSTDSNTDVSGFWYIDLIN from the coding sequence ATGAAAAGTAAGAAGATTTGCATCTTTAATTGGAGCGGTGGTAAAGATAGTACCCTGGCCTTGCATTACGTGTTGCAAGACCCAACGATCGAAATACGCTATCTGGTTACCACCGTTACCGAACAATATAACCGTGTTTCTATGCATGGCGTTCGCGAGGCTTTGTTAATTGCACAGGCAGAAAGTATCGGCATTCCTTTATACCAAATCCGCCTGGGCGAAATGCCCACGATGGAAGCTTATGATGAAGTGATGTTGTACCATCTTGAAAAATTCAAAGAAGAGGGCATCACCCATTCGATATTTGGCGATATCTTTTTAGAGGATTTAAGACTTTACCGCGAGCGTAAACTCGCCGAAGTGGGTTTGCACGCCATTTTTCCACTTTGGAAACAGAACACTAACGCTTTAATCGCCGATTTTTTAGCGTTTGGCTACAAAACCATTATTGTTTGCACGCAGCAAAATCTGGCTTATATATGCGGAGAAGTAATTGCGCCAAAACTAATTGCCGGTTTACCAGCTGGTGTGGACCCCTGTGGCGAGAATGGCGAATATCATACTTTTGCCTTTGCGGGACCAATATTTAGAAAAGAGATCGCATTTACACTCGGCGAGAAGGTGTACAGAACTTACAACACGCCGAACTCGTCTGGTAACGATTTTAATTCAACTGACTCAAACACAGACGTTTCAGGGTTCTGGTATATCGATTTGATAAATTAA
- a CDS encoding YMGG-like glycine zipper-containing protein, producing the protein MKKIFVVIALSSIMFACNNRAKEEAALKQQEAEKQLAIKAVKDSLRLDSFKKAETAKAEAEKEAQHQAELAAARRSSSSRSSSSRSSTSSGTSSSSYGGTQPTAKKQGWSDAAKGAVIGGAAGAVGGALIDKKKGRGAVIGGLVGAGGGYLIGRGEDRKSGRVQPKN; encoded by the coding sequence ATGAAAAAGATATTTGTAGTAATCGCATTGAGCTCTATTATGTTCGCCTGTAACAACAGAGCAAAAGAAGAGGCCGCATTGAAACAACAAGAGGCCGAAAAGCAATTGGCTATTAAAGCCGTTAAAGACAGTTTAAGGTTAGATAGCTTTAAAAAGGCTGAAACCGCAAAGGCTGAGGCTGAGAAAGAAGCCCAACACCAGGCCGAATTGGCAGCGGCAAGAAGATCGTCTTCATCACGTTCTTCTTCTTCGCGATCATCTACCAGCTCTGGCACTAGCTCGAGCTCGTACGGAGGTACACAACCAACTGCGAAAAAACAAGGTTGGAGCGATGCAGCTAAAGGTGCAGTAATTGGCGGCGCAGCAGGTGCCGTTGGTGGTGCATTAATTGATAAGAAAAAAGGCCGTGGTGCCGTAATCGGTGGTTTGGTAGGTGCTGGTGGTGGTTACCTTATCGGTAGAGGAGAAGACAGAAAATCTGGACGTGTTCAGCCAAAAAATTAA
- a CDS encoding class I SAM-dependent methyltransferase, with translation MECRFCKSELKSVFVDLNTSPPSNSFLTEDQLNDQEAYYPLKVYTCEECFLVQIDEFKSHDSIFDDQYVYFSSYSKSWLAHAKAYVHSMNERFAYNPDSYVVEIASNDGYLLQYFKELNVPVLGIEPTKNTASVAESKGIETVNEFFGTKLAERLKQEKKQADLLIGNNVLAHVPDIVDFVSGLKILLKHTGVVTMEFPHLMQLVENNQFDTIYHEHFSYLSFSTVWSIFKECGLEMFDVEEIPTHGGSLRIFAKHIDNKHLAVLPSVYHLLKKEEDKGMRTIEYYEDFQQRTLKVRDEFMQFVNEQKLAGKKIAGYGAAAKGNTFLNYCGVNTSEIDFVVDANPHKQNKWLPASHIPVLESSALEKEKPDYLVIFPWNLKSEIIQEFSAVKRWGCKFVVAIPSLTIIEDYANQLLNL, from the coding sequence ATGGAATGTAGATTTTGCAAATCAGAACTGAAAAGTGTTTTTGTCGATTTAAACACTTCTCCCCCATCAAATTCATTCTTAACCGAAGATCAGTTAAACGATCAGGAGGCGTACTACCCGCTAAAGGTATATACTTGCGAAGAATGCTTTCTGGTACAGATTGATGAATTTAAGAGTCACGATTCAATTTTCGACGATCAGTACGTTTACTTTTCCTCGTACTCCAAAAGCTGGCTTGCTCATGCCAAAGCGTATGTACACAGCATGAATGAGCGATTTGCTTACAATCCTGATTCGTATGTGGTAGAAATTGCCTCTAACGATGGCTATCTTTTACAGTATTTTAAGGAATTAAACGTACCCGTGCTGGGCATTGAGCCAACCAAGAACACCGCCAGCGTTGCAGAAAGCAAGGGCATAGAAACAGTGAACGAGTTTTTTGGAACGAAGCTTGCAGAACGGTTAAAACAAGAAAAAAAACAGGCCGATTTACTAATTGGTAATAATGTTTTGGCACACGTACCCGATATTGTAGACTTTGTTTCGGGCTTGAAGATTTTGCTTAAACATACCGGTGTGGTTACCATGGAGTTTCCGCATTTGATGCAATTGGTAGAAAACAACCAGTTCGACACCATTTATCACGAACATTTCTCGTACCTATCGTTTTCAACCGTATGGTCTATTTTTAAGGAATGTGGCCTCGAAATGTTTGATGTGGAAGAAATTCCTACACACGGCGGTTCATTGCGAATATTTGCAAAACATATTGATAACAAACACTTAGCGGTTTTACCCAGCGTATATCATCTTTTGAAAAAAGAAGAAGACAAAGGCATGCGCACGATTGAATATTACGAAGATTTTCAGCAGCGCACGCTCAAGGTTAGAGATGAATTTATGCAATTTGTGAACGAACAAAAGCTGGCTGGAAAGAAAATTGCAGGCTACGGCGCAGCAGCAAAAGGCAATACGTTTCTAAATTATTGCGGCGTAAACACCAGCGAAATCGATTTTGTAGTTGATGCCAACCCGCATAAGCAGAACAAATGGTTGCCCGCGAGCCACATACCCGTGCTAGAATCATCAGCACTCGAAAAAGAAAAGCCCGATTATTTGGTCATCTTCCCGTGGAACTTGAAATCGGAGATTATACAGGAGTTTTCGGCGGTAAAACGCTGGGGATGTAAGTTTGTAGTCGCAATTCCATCGCTAACAATTATTGAAGACTATGCAAACCAACTGTTAAATCTTTAG
- a CDS encoding NAD(P)H-dependent oxidoreductase, with amino-acid sequence MIIVDNALARLQAENKPIKVGLVGAGFMGKGIALQICKYVPGMELVAIANRNLDKARFAYNQAGVEEVLEVSTTNDLDKNILNGGYSITNDPLLLCQAAGIDAIIEVTGAVEYAATVTMSAIENKKHVILMDAELDGTVGPILKVYADKAGVIVTNADGDQPGVMMNLYRFVKTLGVKPVLIGNIKGLHDPYRNPTTQQAFAEKWGQNPIMVSSFADGSKISFEQAIVANGTGMRVAKRGMFGPTVPSGTHLKDVLDLYPIEELTQGPGIVDYIVGAEPAPGVFVLGTHDDPIQQHYLNLYKLGEGPLYLFYTPYHLCHFEVPQTVARAVLFKDAALTPLDKPYVEVIAIAKTDLKAGATIDGIGEYMTYGVCENADTTAAENLLPIGVAENCILKRDIPKDQALTYDDVILPEGRLIDRLRKEQAEYFNITESLLVN; translated from the coding sequence ATGATTATCGTTGATAATGCGCTTGCCAGGCTTCAGGCCGAAAACAAACCGATTAAAGTTGGTTTAGTTGGCGCTGGTTTTATGGGCAAGGGAATAGCCCTGCAAATTTGCAAATACGTTCCCGGAATGGAACTTGTAGCCATTGCAAACAGGAATTTAGATAAGGCACGGTTTGCCTATAACCAGGCGGGTGTTGAAGAAGTTTTAGAAGTTTCTACAACAAACGATTTAGATAAAAATATACTTAACGGTGGTTACAGCATCACAAACGATCCGTTGCTGCTTTGCCAGGCCGCCGGTATCGATGCCATCATTGAGGTAACGGGAGCTGTAGAATACGCAGCAACGGTAACCATGAGCGCCATCGAAAATAAAAAGCATGTTATTTTGATGGATGCCGAGCTTGATGGAACGGTTGGCCCTATTTTAAAGGTTTATGCAGACAAGGCAGGGGTAATTGTAACCAATGCCGACGGCGATCAGCCTGGGGTAATGATGAACCTTTACCGCTTTGTAAAAACGCTTGGCGTTAAGCCGGTGCTAATTGGTAACATTAAAGGCTTACACGATCCGTACCGTAACCCAACAACACAGCAGGCATTTGCCGAAAAATGGGGACAGAATCCGATAATGGTATCTTCGTTTGCCGATGGAAGCAAAATCTCTTTTGAACAGGCTATTGTAGCAAACGGAACCGGAATGCGGGTGGCAAAACGCGGAATGTTTGGACCTACAGTTCCATCAGGTACACATTTAAAAGATGTGCTCGATCTTTATCCTATTGAAGAGCTGACACAAGGCCCGGGCATTGTCGATTACATTGTAGGTGCAGAACCCGCTCCGGGCGTATTCGTTTTAGGTACGCACGACGATCCGATTCAGCAGCACTACCTCAATCTGTATAAACTGGGCGAAGGACCTTTGTATCTGTTTTATACGCCATACCATCTTTGCCACTTCGAGGTGCCACAAACTGTTGCCAGGGCAGTGTTATTTAAAGACGCCGCACTTACCCCGTTAGATAAGCCTTACGTAGAAGTAATTGCGATTGCAAAAACAGACCTGAAAGCAGGCGCTACAATTGATGGAATAGGTGAATACATGACTTATGGCGTGTGCGAAAATGCAGACACTACGGCGGCCGAGAACCTATTGCCAATTGGTGTTGCAGAAAACTGTATTCTGAAGAGAGATATTCCTAAAGACCAGGCATTAACTTACGATGATGTGATTCTTCCGGAAGGAAGACTGATAGACCGCCTGCGCAAAGAACAAGCTGAATATTTCAACATTACCGAGAGTTTACTAGTTAACTAA
- the rfbC gene encoding dTDP-4-dehydrorhamnose 3,5-epimerase — protein MNFTETKLKGAYIIDVKRIEDERGFFGRSYCSNEFTEFGLNTNAVQNNISYNSKKGTLRGMHMQKAPYGESKLVRCTRGAIYDVIVDMREDSPTFKQWIGVELTADNYRMLYVPEGFAHGFITLEDNTDVTYQVTQYYTPGFEQCFRWDDPAFAIQWPVEPVVISEKDQAHAFLSEDLTTS, from the coding sequence ATGAACTTTACAGAAACAAAACTTAAAGGCGCATACATTATTGATGTAAAGCGAATAGAAGACGAACGGGGATTTTTTGGCCGCTCTTATTGCAGCAACGAGTTTACCGAATTCGGCCTAAACACCAACGCTGTACAAAACAACATCAGCTACAACAGCAAAAAAGGCACGCTGAGAGGCATGCACATGCAAAAAGCTCCTTATGGCGAAAGCAAACTGGTTCGCTGTACGCGAGGAGCCATTTATGATGTGATTGTTGATATGAGAGAAGATTCGCCAACCTTTAAACAGTGGATTGGTGTAGAGCTAACGGCCGATAATTACAGGATGCTGTACGTGCCCGAAGGTTTTGCTCATGGCTTTATTACGTTAGAAGACAATACGGATGTAACCTATCAGGTAACACAATATTACACGCCGGGCTTTGAACAATGTTTTAGGTGGGACGATCCGGCCTTCGCCATTCAATGGCCCGTTGAACCTGTGGTAATTTCAGAGAAAGACCAGGCACATGCTTTCCTTTCTGAAGACTTAACTACATCTTAA
- a CDS encoding NAD-dependent epimerase/dehydratase family protein: protein MKILITGNMGYIGPVVTANLRQAYPNAYLIGYDMGYFAASLTHPSFLPENQLDQQIFGDVRTFDPTVLAGVDKVIYLAAISNDAMGNRYESVTYDINYKAAIQIAKQAKMAGASSFVFASSCSMYGKADDAAKTEQSQLNPLTAYAKSKVNAERDLEPLASENFNITCLRFATACGMSPRLRLDLVLNDFVAGAVSSGKIKILSDGSPWRPLIHIKDMARAINWAINRPSSNGGEFLAVNAGSSKWNYQVIDLAKAVSLAIQGVQVEINKNAAPDERSYKVNFELFEKLAPDAQPICNLAETIQELYDGLIAMEFDNINFHNSPFMRLRILNSLQEKSHLDETLNWTFRPSVKKTNESILVF from the coding sequence ATGAAAATCCTTATAACAGGAAATATGGGCTACATTGGCCCGGTAGTTACGGCCAATTTGCGCCAGGCTTACCCTAACGCCTACCTCATCGGGTACGATATGGGTTACTTTGCAGCATCGCTAACCCATCCATCGTTTTTGCCCGAAAATCAGTTAGATCAACAAATATTCGGCGATGTAAGAACATTCGACCCAACCGTGTTGGCAGGCGTAGATAAGGTGATTTACCTTGCCGCAATTTCTAACGATGCAATGGGAAACCGTTACGAGAGTGTAACCTACGATATCAATTACAAAGCCGCGATACAGATTGCCAAACAGGCTAAAATGGCCGGTGCAAGTTCATTTGTATTCGCCTCTAGCTGCAGCATGTACGGCAAGGCCGATGACGCCGCAAAAACTGAGCAATCGCAGCTTAATCCCTTAACAGCTTACGCAAAATCGAAGGTGAATGCCGAGCGTGATTTAGAGCCGCTGGCATCCGAAAACTTTAACATTACCTGCCTACGCTTTGCAACAGCCTGCGGAATGAGCCCACGCTTGAGGCTCGATTTGGTACTGAACGATTTTGTAGCAGGTGCGGTGAGTAGTGGAAAAATTAAGATTCTTAGCGATGGTAGCCCATGGAGACCTTTAATTCACATCAAAGATATGGCCCGTGCAATTAATTGGGCAATAAACCGTCCGAGTAGTAACGGCGGCGAATTTTTAGCGGTTAATGCCGGAAGCAGCAAGTGGAACTATCAGGTAATTGATTTGGCAAAAGCCGTATCGCTGGCTATCCAGGGTGTACAGGTAGAAATTAATAAAAACGCAGCGCCCGATGAACGCTCGTACAAGGTAAACTTCGAGCTTTTTGAAAAACTGGCACCAGATGCACAACCGATCTGCAATTTGGCCGAAACCATTCAAGAATTGTACGACGGCCTAATCGCTATGGAATTTGATAACATCAACTTCCATAACTCGCCGTTTATGAGGCTCAGAATATTAAACTCGCTACAGGAAAAAAGCCATTTGGATGAAACGTTGAATTGGACATTCAGACCATCAGTCAAAAAAACCAACGAATCTATTCTAGTTTTTTAA
- the rfbF gene encoding glucose-1-phosphate cytidylyltransferase, with amino-acid sequence MKAVILAGGLGTRISEESGVRPKPMVEIGGRPILWHIMKIYSCYGINEFIVCCGYKGHVIKEYFANYCLNNSDVTFNMQDNSMEVHKNETEPWKVTLVHTGLSTMTGGRLKRVQKYVGNETFCMTYGDGLSDVNITESINLHKATGSYATLTAVQQPGRFGVFNLGENENFVNSFQEKPDGSEMPWINGGFFVLEPEVFNYIEDDDAVWEKESMEMLAREGQLSAYRHTGFWQPMDTLRDKTFLEDLWHKGQAPWHEESLMQNIANAAKVPTEQV; translated from the coding sequence ATGAAAGCAGTTATACTAGCAGGGGGGTTAGGAACCCGAATTAGCGAAGAAAGTGGCGTGCGGCCTAAACCAATGGTAGAAATTGGCGGCAGACCCATCCTTTGGCACATTATGAAAATATATTCATGCTATGGCATCAACGAATTTATTGTGTGCTGCGGCTATAAAGGACATGTAATAAAGGAATATTTTGCTAACTACTGCCTCAACAACTCCGATGTTACCTTTAATATGCAAGATAATTCTATGGAAGTTCATAAAAATGAAACTGAACCATGGAAAGTAACACTGGTACATACCGGCCTAAGCACAATGACGGGCGGAAGACTGAAAAGGGTGCAAAAATATGTTGGCAACGAAACTTTTTGCATGACGTACGGCGACGGATTGAGCGATGTAAACATTACCGAATCGATAAATCTGCATAAAGCAACGGGATCTTACGCTACACTTACGGCGGTACAGCAACCTGGCCGATTTGGCGTTTTTAACCTTGGCGAAAACGAAAACTTCGTTAATTCTTTTCAGGAAAAACCCGACGGATCGGAAATGCCATGGATAAACGGTGGTTTCTTCGTTTTAGAGCCCGAAGTATTTAACTACATCGAAGATGATGACGCCGTTTGGGAAAAAGAATCGATGGAAATGCTGGCCAGAGAAGGCCAACTGAGTGCATACAGGCACACCGGCTTTTGGCAGCCTATGGATACTTTAAGAGATAAGACCTTTTTAGAGGATTTATGGCATAAAGGCCAGGCCCCGTGGCACGAAGAATCGCTTATGCAAAATATTGCCAATGCGGCGAAAGTGCCAACCGAACAAGTTTAA